The Granulicella sibirica DNA segment ATGCACATGGAATGGTTGAGTTCACGGCTGACTTCGTTGTTGTGCGTCCCGTAGACCCGGCCAAGGCCCGGTCTACGGTCTTTCTTGAAATTCTAAATCGGGGCAAGAGCAATGTCAGCCGATATTTATTTCAGTCAGATCGCAAGACCCCGTTCAGGGTTGAGACGCTGGACGGGGTGAAGCTGCGCGATGCGTTTTTGTTCGAGCGGGGTTTTACGGTTGCGTGGGTGGGATGGCAATTCGACCTGCCCAAAGGAACGATTCGTGTAGATGTACCTGCGGTACCGGCGCCGGGGTTGGTGCGGGAGGCTATTGCACCGGACGCGAAGGAACTTGCGAGTGGAATACATTCGTTAAAGGAATCGTATTGCGCCGCCGATGCGGAACAGGCTGCCGCGACGCTTTCGGTGAAGGCGAGCTTCGCTGGGCCGGCGCAGCTCTTGTTACGTAGTTCCTGGTCTTTCGCGCACCGGGATGATGGGAAAGCGGTACCGGATGCCTGTTCGATTTTGTTGCCGGGCGGGATCAAACCGGGAAAGGAGTATGAGGCTGTATATCAAGGTGCGCCTTCACCCGTCGCTGGACTTGGATTAGCCGCAGTTCGCGATTTTGTTTCGTATTTGAAGTTTGGTGGCGTGCCGTCTGCGCTGCGCGAAAGCCCTCAGACGGAACAGCACGTTTTGGGGTATGGATATTCCCAAAGTGCTCGTTTTTTAAGACAATACCTGTACCAAGGATTCAATGCGGATGAGCACGGTCGGCAGGCGTTCGATGCGATGTTTATTGCAAGCGCGGGCGGGGGACGAGGAAGTTTTAACCAACGATACGCGATGCCGGGGGAGGCCGGTAATTCTGTCATGTCTGACCTGAGGCCAGTTGATCTATTTCCTTTCACGGACGGAGATGACACGGACCCTTTCACGGGAAAGCGCGATGGCTTATTGGATGAGGCAAAGAAGTCGAAGACAGTACCTAAGATCTTCTATACGTATAGTTCGAGCGAATATTGGGCGCGGGTAGGTTCGCTGGCCTACACGACCGTAGATGGGAAGCGTGAGCTACCAATCGATGGCCATGCGCGGCTTTACTTCTTCGCGGGAGTGCCGCACGCGCATGGAATTTTTCCAGTAGACAAGATAGGGCTCACACCAGGTCAGACGTATGAGAACTATGGGAATTTCGCCAGTTCCTGGTGGGCGTTTCGGGCGCTGGTTCTGGATCTGGACGCGTGGATGGTGAGCGGTGAAGAGCCGCCACCGTCCGTGTATCCGCGTCCTGGGCATGACCTCGTTGCGCGGGAGCAGGTTCGATTCCCGAAGATACCGGGTTTGGAGTTCCCCTCGTACACGCCACAGAACTGGCGAATGGATTTTGGGAAGGAGTTTGCAGTGTCGGGTGTGCCCACGATCGAGCCTCCCAAACTCGGTCCGGAGTATCCGGTTCTGGTGCCTCAGGTCGATGAGGATGGCAACGACAGGGGCGGGATCGCTCTACCTTTTGTGGCGGTGCCGTTGGGAACATTCACTGGTTGGAACTATGAACTACCGAAGCTTGAGTCATTTCATTATTTGGCCGGGCTGATTGGTAGCTTCCAACAGTTTGCATGCACCAAAGCTGATCGAGACCGGAGTGGCGATCCTCGACTTTCGATTGCGGAGCGATATGCCGATCGCGCAGACTACCTAGCCAAAGTGCATGCGGCTTCGCTCGCCCTAGTTGGAAGAAAGCTCTTGCTTGCCGAGGATTTGGGCGCTATTGAGAAGGAGAGTGAAGGCTTCTGGGATGGGCTTACCGTCGACGATCAACCACACAACCGAAACAAAAAGCTCCAGTAAAAAGAGTTGGATCTCGGCTTTCGGTCGTTTTCTTTCCGGGTCCTATAACGGCATCTTCCTTCTCTCAGATCGCTGAGGGTAGTGCGAGTTCTCGGGACTATCTGGGGGCTCGATGAGTGCATTGGCGATAATGCTCTCATTGACAAGACTGTGGCGAGCGAATGCGTTAGTTATCTGTCCGGCAAGTTGCTTCTATGACATCTCAGCTCCACGATCGTAAGCAATATCGACCAAGTATTGGCTTTTCTCGACATCAAGGAGGACTTCGAATTTGCCGCGTTCGTGATGGGGCCCCCTCAGTGTCCATGCCAGTCAAGCGCGTATATCTCCTGGGTTCCAACATCTCGCAGCACCAAAGGGTCGCCATCGGGCGTCAACGAAAATGCGATACCTGCGAGCCGTCCTGCGAGTCCAATACCCTTCAGACTGGCAACCTCCTTGACCTGCCGGTCGCTTAGGCGGACTCGCATAATGGCCGGGTCGTCTCCCTGCCGCACGAAGAACAAATACAAACCATCCCTCGACCACGTTGGAAAGCCACCGCCGGTCGCGATCTGCTCCCATTTCCGGCTCTTGAAGTCGTAAAGCATCAGGTCGCGCCCATTCGCTCCCCATGCTGCGGCGTGAGTTCCGTCTGGCGACCACGCACCCGCGAACATTCCCTTAGAACCCGGCAGAGTTTCTACTGTCTGGGTCTTGACGTTTAGAACATGAATGCCGATTACTGATGGGTCCGGCACGAAAAACGGGAAATCACTGTACATCAGGGACATTCCGTCGGGAGACCAGTTGGTCGACATCTGATTCCCGCCTGCAGGCTGGGCCGGTCTTGCCTCCCCGCCCTCGCCGGAGATCACATAAGCCTGCGGCTTTTGACCGCCCTTATATCCGTAGAAGACGATCTGGTTAGCGTCTGGCGACCAGAATGGAACCATCACCTGCAACGGAGGAGATGTCAACTGGAGCCGATCACTACCATCCGTCCGGCAACGCCAAAGCGAGCCGCCCGGAAAGTCCACATAGGCGAGCCATTCTCCGTCCCGCGAGATGTCGATAAAGTCGGCTGAAATACCACGCAGAGGTGGGGATCCATAAGGCACAAACTGCTTCGTTCGGGAATCGAAGCGTTCCATTTCACTTCGCAACTGCTGGCCGATAACGAACAGCTTCCTTCCATCAGGACTTAGCACGGGAGCCAGAGAGCTGAGCTGGCCGCCGGTCAGTTGCACGGGTTCATTCACGTCTTTGTCGACCCACTTCATTGCGCTGGGTAACAGGCTCGGTTGAGACGGCATCGACCAGATCTCTGACCGGCCAAGTCGCCTCGTTTGGAAGACAAAATCCCTCCCATCGGGAGTCCAGCTTCCGCAACATACGTCCATTGGGCCGTCCTTGGAGTTCCATCCCTTCAGCAACCTGCGCAAGCCGTGTCCGTCGGCCCCTATCTCCCACAGCGCAAGCGAAGCAGAACGCAGGTCGAAGACCGATAACCTGATCAGCTTTCCGTCGGGTGACCACCGAGGCATCCACCCCGGCCCAGACAAAGTAGATATCTTCTTCGCCCCGGTTCCGTCCCCGTTCGCCACGTAGAGGTCAGCTCCCTGTAGATAGGCCAGCAATTCCCCATTTGGTGACCAGGATGCGTCGCGCCCTTTGACACCATTCAGCTGCCGCGCCGCACCACCAGGCACTGAAAGTGCCCACAGCGTCGAAAACGGTGACGGGTTGACGCCGTCCGAAACCAGCATCTCCGATCGGCTTCGCGCCAGATCCAGAAGTTGCGGTTGACTGATACCCAAAGGGATTCTGGCTGTTTCTCCGCCATGAACCGATACCTCAGCCAACTGTAGGGCGTCGGTCGAACCTTCAGTGAAGTAGACGTTCACCCCATCGGTAAACAAGGCGGCATCGGGGCCACCCTCTGCAATCATGTGTCCGCGTTTCACCAGGCCATCATGGGTGATCTGAACATAGCCTGACATCATCGGCCGAGAAAGTGCGACTCGCCATGTCCACAGACCAAGAAGCAAGAGAGCTATGCAAACACATGCCGCCAGACCCGTAACCAGGCGGTAGATTCGACTTCGAGACTGCGTCGGCGAGGATGCCTCAATCTCTCGATCGGCAAAAGCGCCTTCGGCCGCAAGCGTTGGCTGGAATCCTTGCGAAGAAATGCCCAGTCTATCCAAATCGACCACCGGAACCGCGAGTCGGTAGCCGCGCTTTGGAAGCGTTTGAATGTAGTCTCCGCCGCTTGAAGTTTTCCCCAACTCCTTTCGCAGGAGAGAGATATTTTGAGTTAAGTTTCCCTCCTCAACAAAGGTCTCGGGCCAAACTAGTTTCATCAGCGTCTGCTTACTAACCATTTCCCCATGGCGCTCCACCAACACGGCAAGTATAGAGATGGCCTTGGGTGGCAATCCGACCAGCCGATTGTCACGAGACAAAGTGCCCTGCTCTGGATCGAGCTCAAAGTCGCCAAAACCGTATAAACATCGATTTAGCAAGGCATTCACTCCCTTGAGAAAAAACTGAGGATTTCTTGAGCGTTCGCGTGAGGACTAAGCGCACCTCTCTCTCTTAATGTAGCTCCTGTTCAGAACAGGCAGTTTGACGCATCCCGGAATGTCCGGAGATTGGAGCCGCCGCATGACACCCACCGCACTCGCCAAGGATGCGCTCGACCCGGGTCGCCGGTCGTCGTTTCCCGAATCTTCGCTTGTGGAAACAGTAGATAACAAATCGGAGACCCTAGCCGAAATTCTCTCCCGTAAGCGTCGCGACCACCGCTTCTTTTTAGTCCTGGCGACGCTCGCCGCCATCACGATCTTCTCGGGATTTTCAGCGACCTACTACCTCAAGCCACTCCGAGGTCTCGTACCTCGTCCGGCAAGCTCGCAGCTGCCGATGGTGATCCATTTGCACGGAGCAGTCTTCACTCTCTACGTTCTTTTTTACCTCTTCCAGACCGCGCTAATCTCGCGAGGCCAACGTGCTCTGCACATGACGCTGGGGTGGGTTTCGATCGCACTGATTCCCGCGATGGTGGTACTGGGAACGATGGCGGCATTCCGGGGTGCCAGCGTGGGCCACATGCAGAACTGGCCCGACCTCGAATCTGCAGCCATGGTGAACGTGATGTCAGTATTTGTATTTGCAGTTATCGCCCGTCGGTATCTTGGTGCGAAAAAAGCCCGAAGCCCACAAACGGCTCATGTCTCTCTCCTTCATGACGCTTCTGCCGCCCGCCCTTGCTCGTCCGACACTGGCATCGCTCCTGGGACCTGCGGGAGTGGTTGCTGCCATCTTCGCCTTCATTCTCGCAGGATCAGTCTATGACCTGGTCACGCGCCGCCGCATTCATCCCGCATATATCTTGGGCGTCATATTTTTCATCATTGCCGGCCCACCTGTCCGCCTGGCAATTGGCGCCACACCTGCCTGGCACCACTTTGTTCACTGGGCAATCCGTCAGTGAAACCGGGGATTGCCAAACATTGAGATCGACCATAATCATCCACCTTCACAGCTCGCAGTCAAATTGGCCGGGCACCATTAGCCTCACTTTGCAGAAAGGCGCCTCAATATGAAATTTCTTTCCAGCCGTTTGTTACTGATGTTGAGACTCAAGAACACAGCACCGTTTGTCCACGTCCCGTCATTCGCGATTATCTTGATGACACTCGCAAGCAATGTGGTTTCCATCTGTGCTTTCGGCCAGATCGCGCCGCTATTGCCAGAAGTCCGGGAAGGCGACTACGTCACTAAAGATTTCCACTTCAAAGACGGGGAAGTCCTGCCGGAGCTTCGGATACACTACCGCCTGCTCGGACAGCCTCACCGCAACCCGAACGGGCATGTAGACAATG contains these protein-coding regions:
- a CDS encoding winged helix-turn-helix domain-containing protein, which encodes MNALLNRCLYGFGDFELDPEQGTLSRDNRLVGLPPKAISILAVLVERHGEMVSKQTLMKLVWPETFVEEGNLTQNISLLRKELGKTSSGGDYIQTLPKRGYRLAVPVVDLDRLGISSQGFQPTLAAEGAFADREIEASSPTQSRSRIYRLVTGLAACVCIALLLLGLWTWRVALSRPMMSGYVQITHDGLVKRGHMIAEGGPDAALFTDGVNVYFTEGSTDALQLAEVSVHGGETARIPLGISQPQLLDLARSRSEMLVSDGVNPSPFSTLWALSVPGGAARQLNGVKGRDASWSPNGELLAYLQGADLYVANGDGTGAKKISTLSGPGWMPRWSPDGKLIRLSVFDLRSASLALWEIGADGHGLRRLLKGWNSKDGPMDVCCGSWTPDGRDFVFQTRRLGRSEIWSMPSQPSLLPSAMKWVDKDVNEPVQLTGGQLSSLAPVLSPDGRKLFVIGQQLRSEMERFDSRTKQFVPYGSPPLRGISADFIDISRDGEWLAYVDFPGGSLWRCRTDGSDRLQLTSPPLQVMVPFWSPDANQIVFYGYKGGQKPQAYVISGEGGEARPAQPAGGNQMSTNWSPDGMSLMYSDFPFFVPDPSVIGIHVLNVKTQTVETLPGSKGMFAGAWSPDGTHAAAWGANGRDLMLYDFKSRKWEQIATGGGFPTWSRDGLYLFFVRQGDDPAIMRVRLSDRQVKEVASLKGIGLAGRLAGIAFSLTPDGDPLVLRDVGTQEIYALDWHGH
- a CDS encoding alpha/beta hydrolase domain-containing protein, whose translation is MAKNAARVFLGLAYCLLVSLSSASAEVKAVVITSRLPWLDGKPVGSVGAYEKLQGHITYTIDPKAKGNERIADITLAPRDAHGMVEFTADFVVVRPVDPAKARSTVFLEILNRGKSNVSRYLFQSDRKTPFRVETLDGVKLRDAFLFERGFTVAWVGWQFDLPKGTIRVDVPAVPAPGLVREAIAPDAKELASGIHSLKESYCAADAEQAAATLSVKASFAGPAQLLLRSSWSFAHRDDGKAVPDACSILLPGGIKPGKEYEAVYQGAPSPVAGLGLAAVRDFVSYLKFGGVPSALRESPQTEQHVLGYGYSQSARFLRQYLYQGFNADEHGRQAFDAMFIASAGGGRGSFNQRYAMPGEAGNSVMSDLRPVDLFPFTDGDDTDPFTGKRDGLLDEAKKSKTVPKIFYTYSSSEYWARVGSLAYTTVDGKRELPIDGHARLYFFAGVPHAHGIFPVDKIGLTPGQTYENYGNFASSWWAFRALVLDLDAWMVSGEEPPPSVYPRPGHDLVAREQVRFPKIPGLEFPSYTPQNWRMDFGKEFAVSGVPTIEPPKLGPEYPVLVPQVDEDGNDRGGIALPFVAVPLGTFTGWNYELPKLESFHYLAGLIGSFQQFACTKADRDRSGDPRLSIAERYADRADYLAKVHAASLALVGRKLLLAEDLGAIEKESEGFWDGLTVDDQPHNRNKKLQ